In a genomic window of Sulfurisphaera tokodaii str. 7:
- a CDS encoding histone deacetylase family protein produces the protein MLGIVWDDKFKEIAFSHPMIKDIAKERIRRFIEIARQKLNFIEIKPEKATIDDLLKIHDESYVKKIEEVSKLPYIGFLDGGDTIHYPGMIDDVLLVLGASITAIKYSRFIEKIYIPLGGFHHALRQRAMGFCPINDVAFTALALLEKGERVAIIDVDAHHGNGLQEYLYDKSILKINIFAYDGKFFPGTGKIEERGIGDGKGLNYNVQLPLYSGDDVFEEALRILEIVPDFNPTYILIVGGVDGHKDDGLKSLNLSCNSYNLLGLKVRRISLNSKVIGYGGGGYGKMSSECMVSFLLGLEGKREEIEAKTFSEKEKIEKVKNEINLLLQGFS, from the coding sequence ATGCTGGGTATTGTATGGGATGATAAATTTAAAGAAATAGCATTTTCCCATCCAATGATTAAGGATATAGCAAAAGAAAGGATTAGAAGATTCATAGAAATAGCAAGGCAAAAGCTTAATTTTATTGAAATAAAGCCAGAAAAAGCTACAATAGACGATCTTTTAAAGATACATGACGAGAGCTACGTTAAGAAAATTGAAGAAGTAAGCAAGTTACCCTATATTGGTTTTCTTGACGGTGGGGATACAATTCATTATCCGGGAATGATAGATGATGTATTGTTAGTCTTAGGAGCATCAATTACTGCAATAAAATACTCTAGATTTATTGAAAAAATTTATATACCATTAGGTGGATTTCATCACGCGTTACGGCAAAGGGCTATGGGATTTTGTCCAATCAATGATGTCGCATTTACCGCATTAGCTTTGCTCGAAAAAGGTGAAAGAGTTGCTATAATTGATGTTGATGCTCATCATGGTAATGGTTTACAAGAGTATCTTTACGACAAGTCAATTCTTAAAATAAATATTTTTGCGTATGACGGTAAATTTTTCCCTGGAACGGGGAAAATAGAAGAAAGAGGTATTGGTGATGGTAAGGGGTTAAACTATAACGTTCAGCTTCCTTTATATTCTGGCGATGATGTTTTTGAGGAGGCTTTGCGAATTTTAGAGATTGTACCAGATTTTAATCCGACTTATATACTCATAGTTGGTGGAGTGGACGGACATAAGGATGATGGTTTAAAATCCCTTAATTTATCTTGTAACTCTTATAATCTTCTCGGTTTAAAGGTTAGAAGGATTTCCTTAAACTCTAAGGTAATTGGATATGGAGGTGGGGGGTATGGGAAAATGTCGTCTGAATGTATGGTTTCCTTCTTACTTGGTCTTGAAGGGAAAAGAGAAGAGATAGAGGCAAAAACTTTTTCAGAAAAAGAAAAAATTGAAAAAGTTAAAAACGAGATTAACTTATTGCTTCAAGGCTTTTCCTAA
- a CDS encoding radical SAM protein, translating into MLRMVSSPDWVRLSFGADMVLGFSPGVFLHNALNTTINLLQYYPDGCKANCSYCGQAREVAQGPECKTLIRVEWPLRRLDDVIKKIKERQGDPRYGLQRICVGQLAHPKAAQDSIEITRRIREAGIELSISELITPTYTFKHHLIEMRKAGGDMVDVAIDAASKRVFEETRGKKVRSMHSWERYLQGIDEAVEVFGKGNAGIHLIIGLGETEKEAVDIMWYAHSRGAKITLFAFYPEQGTPMEKVKPAPVNVYRRMQIARWLIENDLVDYSAFKFDEKGILLDVDIPSDLSIDELAPAFMTSGCPGCNRPYSNERPNMEFRNIPWYPSREKTLQAIKQSRLPTLIKRFEQKQ; encoded by the coding sequence ATGTTAAGAATGGTAAGTAGTCCAGATTGGGTAAGGTTAAGTTTCGGAGCGGATATGGTATTAGGTTTTAGTCCAGGTGTTTTTTTACATAATGCGCTAAATACAACAATAAACTTATTACAGTACTATCCAGATGGATGTAAAGCCAATTGTTCTTATTGTGGACAAGCTAGAGAAGTAGCTCAAGGTCCTGAGTGTAAGACGTTAATAAGAGTAGAATGGCCATTACGCAGATTAGATGATGTAATAAAGAAAATTAAGGAGAGACAAGGAGATCCAAGATATGGTTTACAAAGAATATGTGTAGGTCAATTAGCCCATCCTAAGGCTGCGCAAGATTCTATAGAAATCACTAGAAGAATAAGAGAGGCAGGAATTGAGTTATCTATCTCAGAATTAATAACACCAACGTATACATTTAAACATCATTTAATAGAGATGAGAAAAGCCGGAGGAGATATGGTAGATGTTGCCATAGATGCAGCTAGTAAAAGAGTGTTTGAAGAAACTAGGGGTAAAAAAGTTAGGAGTATGCATAGTTGGGAAAGATATCTACAAGGTATTGATGAGGCAGTCGAAGTATTTGGAAAAGGAAATGCTGGAATACATCTTATTATTGGTTTAGGAGAAACTGAAAAAGAAGCTGTAGACATTATGTGGTATGCTCATTCAAGGGGTGCAAAAATTACATTATTTGCATTTTATCCAGAACAAGGAACTCCTATGGAGAAAGTAAAACCAGCCCCCGTTAACGTTTATAGGAGAATGCAAATAGCAAGATGGTTAATAGAAAATGATTTGGTGGATTATTCAGCATTTAAATTCGATGAAAAAGGCATCTTATTAGATGTTGATATTCCATCTGACTTATCAATTGATGAGTTAGCCCCGGCATTTATGACCTCTGGTTGCCCCGGCTGTAATAGACCCTACTCTAATGAGAGACCTAACATGGAATTTAGGAACATACCATGGTATCCTTCAAGAGAAAAAACATTACAAGCTATAAAGCAAAGTAGACTTCCTACGTTAATAAAACGCTTCGAGCAAAAGCAATGA
- a CDS encoding radical SAM protein, with translation MRKLYLYAPALKKYETDYLNSENGWRMVSVTGTACAFNCDHCNRRILEGMEDASTREKMKNVLEKVIKEGHRGLILSGGSSVRGEVPIWRYSDLLSNYANKLTFIAHTGVVRNPEIAEKFAKAGVKIALLDMVGDNETIRDVLKQPFTVDDYLNSFKYLKSAGIKIAPHVIVGLSRKGIDGDLHAIELLKEVNPDTVIIVGLMPLVGTRNTRQPTPQELIAALRKARDEFSVPVMLGCARPRGSAYLEVDKFAVDYDIDGIAFPEEEVIPYARNKREIIFSNACCGNVIFDVLGVI, from the coding sequence ATGAGAAAATTATATCTTTATGCACCAGCGTTAAAGAAATATGAGACAGATTACCTTAATTCAGAGAACGGTTGGAGGATGGTATCAGTTACTGGGACAGCATGTGCTTTTAACTGTGATCATTGTAATAGACGTATTTTAGAAGGCATGGAGGATGCATCTACCAGAGAAAAAATGAAAAATGTTTTAGAAAAAGTTATAAAAGAAGGACATAGGGGACTAATATTATCTGGAGGCTCGTCTGTTAGGGGAGAAGTACCAATTTGGCGTTATTCAGATTTATTAAGTAATTATGCAAATAAATTAACTTTCATTGCGCATACTGGTGTAGTTAGAAATCCAGAAATAGCAGAAAAGTTTGCAAAAGCTGGAGTAAAGATAGCATTACTTGATATGGTTGGTGATAATGAAACTATAAGAGATGTGTTAAAACAACCTTTTACCGTGGATGATTATCTAAATTCATTTAAGTATTTGAAGTCAGCTGGAATAAAAATTGCACCTCACGTAATTGTTGGTTTAAGTAGAAAAGGAATTGACGGAGATCTACATGCAATAGAGCTTTTGAAGGAAGTTAATCCAGATACAGTAATTATAGTTGGCTTAATGCCATTAGTAGGAACTAGAAATACAAGACAACCTACTCCACAAGAACTGATAGCAGCATTAAGGAAAGCTAGAGATGAATTCTCAGTTCCAGTTATGTTAGGATGTGCAAGACCAAGAGGTTCTGCTTATCTTGAGGTTGATAAATTTGCAGTAGATTATGATATTGATGGGATAGCCTTCCCAGAAGAAGAGGTTATTCCATATGCAAGAAATAAAAGGGAAATTATTTTTAGTAATGCATGTTGTGGAAATGTTATTTTTGATGTTTTAGGGGTGATTTAA
- a CDS encoding lipoyl protein ligase domain-containing protein, with product MTTFRFIVERGPQDLILAGEEALLESVSNGAPPILRFVIFDPTAVLIGYHQAVEQEVNIEEVKKRGWDIGRRPTGGGAIIMGKEQLGWEIYAEASHLGYTPEEAIRRGAEGVIKTLEKLGIKANFRPKNDVEVNGRKISGIGAFSQGKYIAVTGTILVDFDAEAMVSVLRLTSEKLRDKLAKDFRDRLTWVNRELGNNVEMSQIISLAKQSFEESLNVKLEDSTYTEDEKRLISELRMKYSSPDWIYNLRKSLEGDIKYIEKKFQGGLIKLQVKMAGDKMIEAVLITGDFFIEPRRAIYDLEARLKWSRVEDIEREIKDWYKGVKIIGITADDLINLFKEVLSK from the coding sequence ATGACTACATTTAGATTTATTGTAGAGCGAGGACCTCAGGATCTAATATTGGCTGGAGAAGAAGCATTATTAGAAAGTGTAAGTAACGGTGCACCACCTATTCTTAGGTTTGTAATATTTGATCCGACGGCCGTTTTAATTGGTTACCATCAAGCGGTAGAGCAAGAAGTCAACATAGAGGAAGTAAAGAAAAGAGGTTGGGATATAGGAAGAAGACCTACTGGTGGAGGAGCAATTATAATGGGAAAAGAACAATTAGGTTGGGAAATTTACGCAGAAGCCTCACATCTCGGTTACACTCCAGAAGAGGCAATAAGAAGAGGAGCCGAAGGTGTAATAAAAACCTTAGAAAAACTTGGTATAAAAGCTAATTTCAGGCCTAAAAATGACGTAGAAGTAAATGGCAGAAAAATCTCTGGTATTGGAGCCTTTTCACAAGGTAAATATATAGCAGTTACTGGAACTATTCTAGTAGATTTTGATGCAGAAGCAATGGTTTCTGTGTTAAGGCTTACATCAGAGAAATTGAGAGATAAATTAGCTAAGGACTTTAGAGATAGACTGACATGGGTAAACAGGGAATTAGGTAATAACGTGGAGATGAGTCAAATTATAAGCTTAGCAAAACAATCTTTTGAAGAATCTTTAAATGTGAAATTAGAGGACTCAACTTACACGGAAGATGAAAAGAGATTAATTTCAGAACTTAGAATGAAATATTCCTCTCCAGATTGGATCTACAATCTAAGGAAATCACTTGAAGGTGATATTAAATATATTGAGAAGAAATTCCAAGGAGGTCTCATTAAACTTCAAGTTAAAATGGCAGGAGATAAAATGATAGAAGCTGTGCTCATAACTGGAGATTTCTTCATTGAGCCTAGAAGAGCAATTTATGACTTAGAGGCAAGACTAAAATGGTCTAGAGTCGAGGATATAGAAAGAGAAATTAAGGATTGGTATAAAGGCGTTAAGATAATTGGTATAACTGCTGATGATCTTATCAATTTATTCAAGGAGGTCTTGTCAAAATGA
- a CDS encoding helix-turn-helix domain-containing protein has protein sequence MKEKLESKKDEIRCCYKITDTDVAVLLKMVEIEKPITSEELADIFKLSKTTVENSLKKLIELGLVVRTKTEGKKIGRPKYYYSISSNILEKIRNDLLNCAKRMELAAT, from the coding sequence ATGAAAGAAAAACTAGAGTCCAAAAAAGATGAAATTAGATGTTGTTATAAAATTACAGATACAGATGTAGCTGTTTTACTAAAGATGGTAGAAATAGAGAAACCTATAACCTCTGAAGAATTAGCTGATATTTTCAAGCTAAGTAAGACTACTGTAGAAAATAGCTTAAAGAAATTGATAGAACTAGGTCTTGTTGTTAGGACTAAAACAGAAGGAAAGAAAATTGGAAGACCAAAGTATTACTACTCTATTTCATCAAATATTCTAGAGAAAATAAGAAATGACTTGCTTAACTGCGCAAAAAGAATGGAATTAGCAGCCACCTAG
- a CDS encoding sulfurtransferase TusA family protein: MEVVDATNAECPEPFMKTVAKLMSIKSGSVKVLFKDPKCVDMIKEAINLMNCKIIELTNQNGVYLMIIEKGEDSKEIKDVKLGGC, encoded by the coding sequence ATGGAAGTTGTTGATGCAACTAACGCAGAATGCCCTGAACCTTTTATGAAAACAGTAGCCAAATTAATGAGTATTAAATCAGGGTCTGTAAAGGTATTATTTAAAGATCCTAAATGTGTTGATATGATTAAAGAAGCCATAAACTTAATGAATTGCAAGATTATAGAACTTACAAATCAAAATGGTGTTTATTTAATGATTATTGAAAAAGGAGAAGATAGTAAAGAAATTAAAGACGTTAAACTAGGTGGCTGCTAA
- the lrs14 gene encoding HTH-type transcriptional regulator Lrs14 produces the protein MQLETERITLPSGKEAKLIDALTFCYDISDTEFKVLQTVIEKKTITEDELVEMLKLSKASVNRSLNKLVSLGFIEREKVQSNKGGRPKYLYKALDKEELMKKLTEDFKKCSEMFINTLPSFIRSSFGS, from the coding sequence ATGCAACTAGAAACAGAAAGAATAACCTTGCCCTCAGGAAAAGAGGCTAAATTAATAGATGCATTAACTTTTTGTTATGATATTTCAGATACAGAGTTTAAAGTATTACAAACAGTTATTGAAAAGAAAACTATAACTGAAGATGAATTAGTAGAAATGCTAAAGTTATCTAAAGCTTCTGTAAATAGAAGTCTTAATAAACTGGTTTCTTTAGGTTTTATTGAAAGAGAAAAAGTTCAGTCAAATAAAGGAGGAAGACCAAAATACCTCTACAAAGCTCTAGATAAAGAAGAGCTGATGAAAAAACTTACTGAAGATTTTAAGAAATGTTCAGAAATGTTCATCAATACTCTTCCTTCATTTATTCGTTCTTCTTTTGGCAGTTAA
- a CDS encoding 7-cyano-7-deazaguanine synthase, which translates to MKALLLMSGGLDSSSAAYYYTRRGLDFDCLFINYGQRSARMQLRSSKIICEKLNKKLLVADIRKIRELFISDIWLKPHEPITHRNLVIIPIAIAFAKEKGYEEIIIASVKEDCEYEQNRIEIIKELKNLGEILKVKVSTPFAGMPKSFLLKLGVSAGLDPSLTYSCLLGHKYHCGQCSQCLKRKEAFKSANIQDPTKYLNLS; encoded by the coding sequence ATGAAAGCATTACTTTTAATGTCTGGTGGACTAGACTCTTCTTCAGCTGCTTATTACTACACGAGAAGGGGACTTGATTTTGATTGCCTATTCATAAACTATGGACAAAGATCAGCAAGAATGCAATTGAGAAGCAGTAAAATTATTTGTGAAAAATTAAATAAGAAGTTATTAGTAGCTGATATAAGAAAAATTAGAGAATTATTTATATCTGATATCTGGTTAAAGCCACACGAACCAATAACTCACAGAAATTTAGTAATAATACCAATTGCAATTGCTTTTGCCAAAGAAAAGGGATATGAAGAGATTATAATTGCTAGCGTTAAAGAAGATTGTGAATATGAACAAAATAGAATAGAGATAATTAAAGAACTTAAAAATTTGGGAGAAATTCTAAAAGTAAAAGTCTCAACACCTTTTGCTGGTATGCCAAAGTCATTTCTACTTAAGCTAGGTGTTTCGGCTGGATTAGATCCTTCCTTGACTTATTCTTGCCTTTTAGGTCATAAATATCATTGCGGACAATGTAGTCAATGTTTAAAAAGAAAAGAAGCGTTTAAAAGCGCAAACATCCAAGATCCTACAAAATACCTAAATCTTTCTTAA
- a CDS encoding glycine cleavage system protein H, with protein MQVEGFEFPDELYYYPEEHVWVKIEGDMVTVGITSLGQYMAGKIFQVTTKNKGEKVTPKSVIFTLESAKWIGKFRLPVEGEIVDINDEVVKNPTLINEKPYDAWIVKIKGDIKKEKLLPVSEAVKIFENDAKRVIR; from the coding sequence ATGCAAGTAGAAGGTTTTGAATTTCCAGATGAGCTTTATTACTACCCAGAAGAACATGTATGGGTAAAAATTGAAGGAGACATGGTTACTGTAGGTATAACATCACTTGGTCAATATATGGCTGGTAAAATATTTCAAGTTACAACTAAAAATAAAGGGGAAAAAGTAACTCCTAAAAGTGTAATTTTCACATTAGAATCTGCTAAGTGGATTGGAAAATTTAGATTACCCGTAGAAGGAGAAATAGTTGACATTAATGATGAAGTTGTAAAAAATCCAACTCTGATTAACGAAAAACCATATGATGCATGGATAGTTAAAATAAAAGGAGACATAAAGAAGGAAAAATTACTCCCAGTATCTGAGGCTGTTAAAATATTTGAAAATGACGCTAAAAGAGTAATTAGATAA
- a CDS encoding glycine cleavage system protein H, with amino-acid sequence MANVSNCEIPENLLYFIEGKNTVWAKQEAPDVIVVGITDIAQTMAGKVVKVRLKKKGTKVERGKPVATMESGKWAGPVPAPASGEIIDVNPDVEKNPVLVNQDPYGKGWLVKMKVNNPEELKQLVTGSAAVSKLTELINSEKLQCKRL; translated from the coding sequence ATGGCAAATGTCTCAAATTGTGAAATTCCAGAAAATTTATTATATTTCATAGAAGGTAAGAATACTGTATGGGCAAAACAAGAAGCCCCAGATGTCATAGTAGTAGGAATAACTGATATTGCACAAACAATGGCTGGTAAGGTAGTTAAGGTTAGATTAAAGAAAAAGGGAACTAAAGTTGAAAGGGGTAAACCAGTAGCTACAATGGAGAGCGGAAAGTGGGCTGGACCAGTCCCAGCACCAGCAAGTGGAGAAATTATTGATGTAAATCCAGATGTCGAGAAAAACCCGGTTTTAGTTAATCAAGATCCTTACGGAAAGGGATGGTTAGTAAAGATGAAAGTTAACAATCCAGAAGAGCTTAAGCAATTGGTTACTGGAAGCGCAGCAGTATCTAAATTAACTGAACTGATTAATAGTGAGAAACTACAGTGCAAGAGGCTATGA
- a CDS encoding lipoate--protein ligase family protein produces MSWRFISLPPQDGYHMVTSFVAVADYVSRGGKNTLLVFYSDKPFVNVGVHQEVWLEVNLEFTKKMGIPVVRRDLGGGTVVITPGEHDYFIVVKADEAPSSPKALYEKYLTPVVNVLKSYGINAQLRDQDIVVNGKKISGNGAMTYNKAVVITGNILLSLDVDLISKCIRVPTEKFRDKMAKEMSDWLTSLEKELGYIPPREEINKKLKEEFEKSLGVKFEEANLTPEEIELWDRLAKEKMNEEWIYYKDNRHPELHTERCVKINSAVALCHLDYKARKLVRITVKIVNKKFDEVSISGDFFIMSPKDFLEYLEDSLKGASVSDFEKIIRKVFEEKKPVIFGFTADDLVNAFKEILNKPEVQEVI; encoded by the coding sequence ATGTCCTGGAGGTTTATTTCCCTCCCTCCTCAAGACGGCTATCATATGGTAACATCTTTTGTAGCTGTAGCTGATTATGTCTCAAGAGGAGGGAAAAACACACTTTTAGTTTTTTACTCTGATAAACCTTTTGTTAATGTTGGAGTTCATCAAGAAGTATGGCTAGAAGTAAACCTTGAATTTACTAAGAAAATGGGTATTCCTGTAGTTAGAAGAGATCTTGGCGGTGGAACAGTAGTTATTACACCCGGAGAACATGATTACTTTATTGTAGTAAAAGCCGATGAAGCACCTTCTAGTCCTAAAGCACTTTATGAAAAATACCTTACCCCAGTTGTAAATGTGTTAAAATCTTACGGTATTAACGCACAGCTTAGAGATCAGGATATAGTAGTAAACGGTAAGAAAATTAGTGGAAATGGCGCAATGACCTATAATAAGGCAGTTGTTATTACTGGTAATATTTTACTTAGCCTTGATGTAGATTTAATAAGTAAATGTATTAGAGTACCTACAGAAAAATTCAGAGATAAAATGGCTAAAGAAATGAGTGACTGGCTAACAAGCCTGGAAAAAGAATTAGGATATATTCCACCTAGGGAAGAGATTAATAAAAAGTTAAAAGAAGAATTTGAAAAATCTTTAGGAGTTAAGTTTGAAGAGGCTAATTTAACACCAGAGGAAATAGAACTTTGGGACAGATTAGCTAAAGAGAAGATGAATGAAGAGTGGATTTATTACAAAGATAATAGACATCCAGAATTACATACAGAAAGATGTGTTAAAATTAATAGTGCTGTTGCTTTATGTCACCTAGATTATAAAGCAAGAAAACTAGTTAGGATTACAGTAAAAATAGTAAATAAGAAATTTGATGAAGTTTCTATTTCAGGTGACTTCTTTATAATGTCTCCGAAAGACTTTTTAGAGTATTTAGAAGATTCGTTAAAAGGAGCTAGCGTCTCTGATTTTGAAAAAATTATAAGAAAAGTGTTTGAAGAAAAGAAACCAGTAATATTTGGTTTTACCGCAGACGATCTAGTTAATGCGTTTAAAGAAATCTTAAATAAACCAGAAGTTCAAGAAGTTATATAG
- a CDS encoding CBS domain-containing protein — protein MLIRDIMTKDVIYVTKGTSIFKALEIMINNNIRRLLVEKDGIITIRDIIYNWRKIDGTVEEIMNKDIVFITPTSDIKEACRIMTSEGIGSLVVGDGVRIVGIVTERDLIRHCKVKGDVKVGDVMNVDPLVATKETKLSDIADFMKSYWQRHAVIVDEKRPIGVISAKDIGRALLAKRDLTSVKAEGYMTLNVYKVTPDSSLETARLLMAEKNIGFLPVVDALSLLGSVGEREILAVLSI, from the coding sequence ATGTTAATCAGAGATATTATGACAAAAGATGTGATTTATGTAACTAAAGGTACTTCTATTTTTAAAGCCTTGGAAATTATGATTAATAACAACATAAGGAGGCTTCTAGTTGAAAAAGACGGAATCATAACTATACGCGATATTATTTACAATTGGAGAAAAATTGATGGGACAGTAGAAGAGATAATGAATAAGGATATTGTTTTCATAACACCTACTTCAGACATAAAAGAGGCTTGTAGAATTATGACAAGTGAGGGAATAGGCTCATTAGTTGTGGGTGATGGAGTTAGAATTGTAGGAATCGTTACCGAAAGGGACTTAATTAGGCATTGTAAAGTTAAAGGAGATGTGAAGGTAGGGGACGTAATGAATGTTGACCCATTAGTTGCAACTAAAGAAACTAAATTATCAGACATCGCCGATTTTATGAAATCTTACTGGCAAAGACATGCAGTAATAGTAGATGAAAAAAGACCTATAGGTGTAATATCAGCAAAAGATATAGGAAGAGCGTTACTGGCAAAAAGGGACTTAACAAGCGTTAAAGCTGAAGGGTATATGACATTAAATGTTTACAAAGTTACTCCAGATTCATCTCTAGAGACTGCTAGATTACTCATGGCTGAGAAAAATATCGGGTTCCTTCCTGTTGTGGATGCTTTGTCGTTATTAGGAAGTGTAGGTGAAAGAGAAATATTAGCTGTCTTATCTATATAA
- a CDS encoding OsmC family protein yields the protein MITFTVEGILEGDKVKVSVKDTEFTIGLLGSDYPTPEEVLLASALSCLMLTVYYVANEKGLRIEKMNGYIEGNLDPKGFQGDPNIPPGFLDISYEIEVKADNKELLEKVLEESERRCPLKDTLTRSIKVNVKWKVI from the coding sequence ATGATAACTTTTACCGTTGAAGGAATTTTAGAGGGGGATAAAGTAAAAGTAAGCGTAAAAGATACTGAATTTACTATAGGCTTACTAGGTTCTGATTATCCAACACCAGAAGAAGTTTTACTTGCTTCAGCCTTATCTTGTCTCATGCTAACAGTTTACTACGTTGCTAATGAAAAAGGGCTAAGAATTGAGAAGATGAACGGATATATTGAAGGGAATCTAGATCCTAAAGGCTTTCAAGGAGATCCTAATATACCTCCCGGTTTTCTTGATATATCCTATGAAATTGAAGTAAAAGCTGATAACAAAGAGCTATTGGAAAAAGTATTAGAAGAATCTGAGAGGAGGTGTCCTCTTAAAGACACACTAACGAGAAGTATTAAAGTTAATGTGAAATGGAAGGTAATTTAA
- a CDS encoding NRAMP family divalent metal transporter, which produces MWRKRITTSEKTINFLKVFGPAWLVMMADMDASSIIGAAQTGAVYNYGFVWILLLLVIPLYIIQETSGRIGVATGKGLGEVIRENYSKRVAAIMALPMAITDAFTYAIEYMGIAIGFEVLGIPLIISIPAIFIIHILIVTKQKYVEAERVLLGISLALIVGLTATLFLRGVKDYSPIYFKPSPLFFFLIAANVGAVIMPFMLYFQASATAIKLKEIDAIEYKSQVIKHMRKETLLGAIATEILMVIVEMTFAGIKNASDPSVFASASQLATVMTPIAGDLSPIFFSIGLISAGFLALVVISLGSAWGVVEALGIPKRSAWKIYVIESIPAVLVTLLLPPSMLINTILDLLVFFVYALIGPIVILGIISRNKKIMGEYYSSGIRLVAYWISAIIILSIAIIATF; this is translated from the coding sequence ATGTGGCGTAAAAGAATTACGACAAGCGAAAAAACAATTAATTTCTTAAAAGTCTTTGGTCCTGCATGGCTTGTTATGATGGCTGACATGGACGCTAGTAGCATTATAGGTGCTGCACAGACTGGTGCTGTATATAATTATGGATTTGTATGGATTCTTTTACTTTTAGTAATTCCACTTTATATTATACAAGAGACCTCGGGTAGAATTGGAGTTGCCACGGGTAAAGGTTTAGGAGAAGTAATTAGAGAAAATTACAGTAAAAGAGTTGCAGCAATTATGGCATTACCTATGGCAATAACAGACGCATTTACTTATGCTATAGAATATATGGGGATAGCCATAGGATTTGAGGTGTTAGGAATTCCATTAATTATAAGTATTCCAGCTATTTTTATTATCCACATTCTAATAGTTACGAAACAGAAATATGTAGAAGCAGAAAGAGTTCTTTTAGGTATCTCGCTAGCCCTAATAGTTGGGCTTACAGCTACCCTATTTTTACGAGGAGTAAAAGATTATTCGCCTATCTATTTTAAACCCTCTCCCCTATTCTTTTTTCTTATTGCAGCCAATGTAGGGGCAGTAATAATGCCATTTATGCTATATTTCCAAGCCTCAGCTACAGCGATTAAACTAAAGGAGATTGATGCAATAGAATACAAATCACAAGTTATTAAACATATGAGAAAAGAGACATTACTTGGAGCAATAGCCACTGAAATCTTAATGGTAATTGTAGAAATGACATTTGCCGGGATAAAAAACGCTTCTGATCCATCAGTTTTTGCCAGTGCTTCCCAATTAGCAACCGTAATGACTCCTATAGCTGGTGATCTTTCTCCAATATTTTTCTCCATAGGGCTAATAAGTGCTGGATTCCTTGCATTAGTTGTAATTTCTTTAGGCAGTGCTTGGGGAGTGGTTGAGGCACTCGGAATCCCAAAAAGGAGTGCTTGGAAGATATATGTTATTGAAAGTATACCGGCAGTTTTAGTTACATTACTATTACCTCCCTCCATGTTAATAAATACAATACTTGATCTCCTAGTATTCTTCGTTTATGCTCTAATTGGACCAATAGTAATCCTTGGAATAATCTCAAGGAATAAAAAGATCATGGGCGAATATTATTCTAGTGGAATAAGGTTAGTTGCATACTGGATATCAGCAATAATTATACTTTCAATTGCTATTATTGCAACTTTTTAA